One window of the Streptomyces asoensis genome contains the following:
- a CDS encoding ABC transporter substrate-binding protein produces MSALGMAAVLTGCGLSGDSDDVTLRLVAADYGDSSANSSKKYWDKLVEAYEKDHPGVTVDVTVYSWNEVDAKVKAMVDAGKAPDMAQIGAYADYAAADQLYKVSDVLSIPVEADFVSQLANAGEVRGVQYGMPFASSTRLLFYNKTLFAKAGLTPPTTWAELAEDAKALKDEGVKYPYALPLGSEEAQAETLQWLLSGGGGYTQTVSAYSIDSTENIETFDWLKDDLVGKGLTGPVAPDKLNRAAAFAAFAAGDVGMLNGHPSLMKAAASKGVKFGMVPMPGVAGPTKVSMGVADWMTAFKQNGHAEQVGDFLDYVYSEKNVLDFSREYDLLPVTNSASQVMGAAKEDADLKPFLDQLPLSETYPVGRTSWAKVSAEIKKRIGQAVTASGDPAAVLGELQTTATTLDVGSGG; encoded by the coding sequence GTGTCCGCCCTCGGTATGGCCGCGGTCCTCACCGGCTGCGGACTGTCCGGAGACTCCGACGACGTCACGCTGAGACTCGTCGCCGCCGACTACGGCGACAGCAGCGCCAACAGCTCGAAGAAGTACTGGGACAAGCTCGTCGAGGCGTACGAGAAGGACCACCCCGGCGTCACCGTCGACGTGACCGTCTACTCCTGGAACGAGGTGGACGCCAAGGTCAAGGCGATGGTCGACGCGGGCAAGGCCCCCGACATGGCCCAGATCGGCGCGTACGCCGACTACGCGGCCGCCGACCAGCTCTACAAGGTGAGCGACGTGCTCTCCATCCCCGTCGAGGCCGACTTCGTGTCCCAGCTCGCCAACGCGGGCGAGGTGCGCGGGGTGCAGTACGGCATGCCGTTCGCCTCCTCCACGCGGCTGCTGTTCTACAACAAGACCCTCTTCGCCAAGGCCGGCCTGACCCCGCCGACCACCTGGGCCGAGCTCGCCGAGGACGCGAAGGCGCTCAAGGACGAGGGCGTGAAGTACCCGTACGCACTGCCCCTCGGGTCCGAGGAGGCGCAGGCCGAGACCCTCCAGTGGCTGCTCAGCGGCGGGGGCGGCTACACCCAGACCGTCAGCGCCTACAGCATCGACTCCACCGAGAACATCGAGACCTTCGACTGGCTGAAGGACGACCTGGTCGGCAAGGGCCTCACCGGGCCGGTCGCGCCCGACAAGCTGAACCGGGCCGCCGCGTTCGCCGCGTTCGCCGCCGGCGACGTGGGCATGCTCAACGGGCACCCCTCGCTGATGAAGGCGGCCGCGAGCAAGGGCGTGAAGTTCGGCATGGTGCCGATGCCCGGCGTGGCCGGCCCGACCAAGGTCTCCATGGGCGTCGCCGACTGGATGACCGCCTTCAAGCAGAACGGACACGCCGAGCAGGTCGGCGACTTCCTGGACTACGTCTACAGCGAGAAGAACGTGCTGGACTTCTCCCGCGAGTACGACCTGCTGCCGGTCACCAACTCGGCCTCCCAGGTCATGGGCGCGGCCAAGGAGGACGCCGACCTCAAGCCGTTCCTCGACCAGCTCCCGCTCTCCGAGACCTACCCCGTCGGACGGACCTCCTGGGCGAAGGTCAGCGCGGAGATCAAGAAGCGGATCGGCCAGGCCGTGACCGCGAGCGGCGACCCGGCCGCCGTACTGGGCGAGCTCCAGACCACGGCCACGACGCTGGACGTCGGCTCCGGCGGCTGA
- the nagA gene encoding N-acetylglucosamine-6-phosphate deacetylase — protein sequence MATPLGARGTAQRPTTRPQVLTGARVVLPTGTVADGRVTIDGTKIAAEAPHGDVIDVTGHWLVPGFVDLHNHGGGGASFSGPAEDVLKAIHTHRLHGTTTLVASTVTDDMDFLARQAGLLSELAEQGDLAGIHFEGPFISPCRKGAHSEALLRDPDPAEVRKLIDAARGRASMVTLATELPGGLDSVRLLAEHGVIAAVGHTDATYEQTVQAIDAGATVATHLFNAMPQLGHRAPGPIAALLEDERVTVELINDGTHLHPAALELAFRHAGPGRVAFITDAMDAAGIGDGRYLLGPLEVEVSEGVARLVEGGSIAGSTLTQDRAFQRAVTIDRLPVEDVVAALSANPARLLGIDDTVGSLEPGKDADLVLLDENFELKGVMRKGNWVVDPQLA from the coding sequence ATGGCCACCCCCCTAGGGGCGCGGGGAACTGCGCAACGACCCACAACGCGCCCGCAGGTACTCACCGGCGCCAGGGTGGTACTGCCGACGGGCACGGTTGCGGACGGCCGCGTCACGATCGACGGCACGAAGATCGCGGCCGAAGCCCCGCATGGCGACGTCATCGACGTGACGGGCCACTGGCTGGTCCCCGGCTTCGTCGACCTGCACAACCACGGCGGCGGCGGAGCCTCCTTCTCCGGCCCGGCCGAGGACGTTCTGAAGGCCATCCACACCCACCGGTTGCACGGCACCACCACCCTCGTCGCCTCGACCGTCACCGACGACATGGACTTCCTGGCCCGTCAGGCCGGCCTGCTGAGCGAGCTGGCCGAGCAGGGCGACCTGGCCGGCATCCACTTCGAGGGCCCCTTCATCTCGCCGTGCCGCAAGGGCGCGCACTCCGAGGCGCTGCTGCGCGACCCCGACCCGGCGGAGGTGCGCAAGCTGATCGACGCGGCGCGCGGCCGGGCGAGCATGGTCACCCTCGCGACGGAACTCCCCGGCGGCCTGGACTCCGTACGACTGCTCGCCGAGCACGGCGTGATCGCCGCCGTCGGGCACACGGACGCGACGTACGAGCAGACGGTCCAGGCCATCGACGCCGGAGCCACCGTCGCCACGCACCTCTTCAACGCGATGCCGCAGCTCGGCCACCGCGCCCCCGGCCCGATCGCCGCGCTCCTGGAGGACGAGCGGGTGACGGTCGAGCTCATCAACGACGGCACGCACCTGCACCCGGCCGCCCTGGAGCTGGCGTTCCGTCACGCGGGCCCGGGCCGGGTGGCGTTCATCACGGACGCGATGGACGCGGCCGGCATCGGCGACGGCCGCTATCTGCTCGGCCCGCTGGAGGTCGAGGTCAGCGAGGGCGTGGCCCGGCTGGTGGAGGGCGGCTCGATCGCGGGCTCCACCCTCACCCAGGACCGCGCCTTCCAGCGGGCGGTGACGATCGACCGGCTGCCGGTCGAGGACGTGGTTGCCGCGCTGTCCGCCAACCCGGCCCGGCTGCTGGGCATCGACGACACGGTGGGCTCGCTGGAGCCGGGCAAGGACGCCGACCTGGTCCTGCTGGACGAGAACTTCGAGCTCAAGGGCGTGATGCGCAAGGGGAATTGGGTGGTGGATCCCCAACTGGCCTGA
- a CDS encoding 1-phosphofructokinase family hexose kinase — protein MILTVTLNTALDLTYRVPALRPHASHRVTDVRERPGGKGLNVARVLAALGHEVTVTGFTGGATGRVVQDLLTGTAGVLDALVPVAGATRRTVAVVDARTGDTTQLNEPGPVIAPAEWSAFQEAYEGLLAGADAVALCGSLPPGVPVGAYAVLVRTARAAGVPVLLDTSGEPLRRGVAARPDIVKPNAVELAELTGSHEPLGAVQDARRRGARSVVASLGPGGLIAATPEGRWRAAPPARMHGNPTGAGDSASAGLLSGLVERLPWPDRLARALALSAATVLAPTAGEFDRASYEELLGRITVTPEATAA, from the coding sequence GTGATCCTCACCGTCACCCTGAACACCGCTCTCGACCTCACCTATCGCGTGCCCGCGCTGCGGCCGCACGCCTCGCACCGGGTGACCGACGTGCGGGAACGGCCCGGCGGCAAGGGGCTGAACGTCGCCCGGGTGCTGGCCGCCCTCGGCCACGAGGTGACGGTGACCGGATTCACGGGCGGCGCCACCGGCCGGGTCGTACAGGACCTGCTCACCGGTACGGCCGGGGTGCTGGACGCGCTCGTCCCGGTCGCCGGGGCCACCCGCCGCACGGTCGCCGTCGTCGACGCCCGCACCGGCGACACGACCCAGCTCAACGAACCCGGCCCGGTCATCGCACCGGCCGAGTGGTCCGCCTTCCAGGAGGCGTACGAGGGACTGCTCGCCGGCGCCGACGCGGTGGCCCTGTGCGGCAGCCTGCCGCCGGGCGTGCCGGTGGGCGCTTACGCGGTCCTGGTGCGGACGGCACGGGCCGCGGGTGTCCCCGTACTGCTGGACACGAGCGGGGAGCCGTTGCGCCGGGGGGTCGCCGCCCGCCCGGACATCGTCAAGCCGAACGCCGTGGAACTGGCCGAACTCACCGGCTCCCACGAGCCGCTCGGCGCCGTTCAGGACGCACGTCGGCGCGGGGCACGGTCCGTGGTGGCCTCGCTCGGTCCCGGAGGCCTGATCGCGGCGACCCCGGAAGGCCGTTGGCGTGCCGCCCCGCCCGCCCGGATGCACGGCAACCCGACCGGCGCCGGCGACTCCGCGTCCGCCGGGCTGCTCTCCGGTCTGGTCGAACGGCTGCCCTGGCCGGACCGCCTGGCCCGCGCGCTCGCCCTGTCCGCGGCGACCGTACTGGCCCCGACGGCGGGCGAGTTCGACCGGGCGTCCTACGAGGAGCTGCTCGGCCGGATCACGGTGACCCCAGAGGCCACCGCGGCCTGA
- a CDS encoding DUF3263 domain-containing protein — MERRAEADELGAGERDILALERRGFSGPGAKERAIREELDLSPVRYYQLLNALLDDPRALAHDPVTVNRLRRVREARRGER, encoded by the coding sequence ATGGAGCGGCGAGCGGAAGCGGACGAGCTGGGGGCGGGGGAGCGGGACATCCTCGCCCTGGAGCGGCGCGGGTTCTCCGGCCCCGGCGCGAAGGAACGGGCGATACGCGAGGAACTGGACCTGTCCCCGGTCCGCTACTACCAACTCCTCAACGCCCTCCTGGACGACCCCCGCGCCCTTGCCCACGACCCGGTCACGGTGAACCGACTGCGCAGGGTGCGGGAGGCGAGGCGGGGGGAGCGCTAG
- the cdgB gene encoding diguanylate cyclase CdgB has product METESEPYVRLASLRQLHQVMADMNTARSLADTLQTVADGVVTALGYELACVNLVRPDGDLVVAAFAGNPAAEALITGRVGSRESWDRRLAMGETWGDLIFIPHTEGWVLDDDDVPQWYTDGPAPRFEDEWHPSDRLFAPMYMPAAPGSGGACGELIGVLSVDRPRNGRRPGAWGREALQMYAFQAAIAISNARLRANMQRALVRLEREQQALRASEESFRQAFEYAPSGMAIAEMGGDQHGRILRTNDALCRLLGRPASAMRRYSFSDLVHPEDIGTLLRTSAEGGRAELRLGRRDGTYVWVSLRNSVVADAADGPRFLLTHVEDIEDRKRRELQLAHRASHDSLTGLPNSAELRSRLSARLCQRPQSTHPAAVDAMDTAYGHAAFDANGHGFDYRPGGAESFDGYDHHVHTAAPEEGHDDGTKGLAVLFCDLDGFKSINDRFGHNAGDAVLIEVARRLSRQVRDGDTVARLGGDEFVILADGLGRADAADLAVRLRNEIIQPIRAEGRAVRVGASFGIGWAHCGMTADEVLKSADERMYVEKRSRPKQHRRAG; this is encoded by the coding sequence ATGGAGACCGAGTCGGAGCCTTACGTCCGCCTTGCGTCCCTGCGACAGCTGCACCAGGTCATGGCCGACATGAACACGGCCCGCAGTCTGGCCGACACCTTGCAGACCGTCGCCGACGGCGTGGTCACGGCACTCGGGTACGAGCTGGCGTGCGTCAACCTCGTGCGCCCCGACGGCGATCTCGTGGTCGCCGCCTTCGCCGGAAATCCGGCCGCCGAGGCCCTCATCACCGGCCGGGTCGGCTCGCGCGAATCCTGGGACCGGCGCCTCGCCATGGGGGAGACCTGGGGCGACCTGATCTTCATACCCCACACCGAGGGCTGGGTCCTCGACGACGACGACGTGCCCCAGTGGTACACCGACGGGCCCGCGCCCCGCTTCGAGGACGAGTGGCACCCCTCGGACCGTCTCTTCGCCCCCATGTACATGCCCGCCGCTCCCGGCAGCGGGGGCGCCTGCGGTGAGCTGATAGGCGTCCTGTCCGTGGACCGGCCGCGCAACGGCCGGCGGCCCGGCGCATGGGGGCGCGAAGCCCTCCAGATGTACGCCTTCCAGGCCGCCATCGCCATTAGCAACGCGCGTCTACGTGCGAATATGCAGCGGGCACTGGTCCGGCTCGAGCGCGAGCAGCAGGCCCTGCGCGCCAGTGAGGAAAGCTTCCGGCAGGCCTTCGAGTACGCCCCCTCCGGCATGGCGATAGCCGAGATGGGCGGCGACCAGCACGGGCGGATACTCCGGACCAACGACGCCCTGTGCCGCCTGCTGGGCCGCCCCGCCTCCGCGATGCGCCGCTACTCCTTCTCCGACCTCGTCCACCCCGAGGACATAGGCACCCTGCTCCGCACCTCCGCCGAGGGCGGGCGCGCCGAACTCCGCCTCGGCCGCCGGGACGGCACCTACGTCTGGGTCAGCCTCCGCAACTCCGTCGTCGCCGACGCCGCCGACGGGCCCCGCTTCCTCCTCACCCACGTCGAGGACATAGAGGACCGCAAACGCCGCGAGCTCCAGCTCGCCCACCGGGCCTCGCACGACTCCCTCACCGGACTGCCGAACTCCGCCGAACTGCGCTCGCGGCTCTCCGCCCGGCTCTGTCAGCGCCCGCAGTCCACCCACCCCGCCGCCGTCGACGCCATGGACACGGCCTACGGCCACGCCGCCTTCGACGCCAACGGTCACGGCTTCGACTACCGGCCCGGCGGCGCCGAGTCCTTCGACGGCTACGACCACCATGTGCACACCGCGGCCCCCGAGGAGGGCCACGACGACGGCACCAAGGGGCTCGCGGTCCTCTTCTGCGACCTCGACGGCTTCAAGTCGATCAACGACCGGTTCGGCCACAACGCCGGCGACGCGGTCCTCATCGAGGTCGCCCGCCGGCTCTCCCGCCAGGTCCGCGACGGCGACACGGTCGCCCGGCTCGGCGGCGACGAGTTCGTGATCCTCGCCGACGGCCTCGGCCGCGCCGACGCGGCCGACCTGGCCGTACGGCTGCGCAACGAGATCATCCAGCCGATCCGCGCCGAGGGCCGGGCCGTGCGGGTGGGCGCCAGCTTCGGCATCGGCTGGGCACATTGCGGGATGACCGCGGACGAAGTGCTGAAGTCCGCCGACGAACGCATGTACGTCGAGAAACGATCTCGTCCCAAACAGCACCGGCGTGCGGGATGA
- a CDS encoding carbohydrate-binding protein, which produces MTSGNNGASTPEDDDPFGYLYADGQANGAQPPSGGGYGYPNSVSRVRAVGERRYGQQPQQQTAQYGQPPTVPQQQGAYGQPNANYAAPENFGAGGGPSTGRQPVQGGGPRGRGPNTKGLLIGAVAVVAAVVIGIAVAMANGDDGSDDNKASDQPSTSASASASASPSESAADDTNKAEIPPVDAKALNLGGSAALASDVEGAQAAGGVYVGNLNQVGNSVTWTVNGVPSDGAYTLFAHYSVPGEDQAMTLTVNGKTFGSKFPLKNYAEAAAGDFVKGWTTSFTYPTLTKGTNTLTLSCQDGDKCNVLLDQLWVKAGQVKR; this is translated from the coding sequence ATGACGTCCGGCAACAACGGCGCGAGTACGCCCGAGGACGACGACCCGTTCGGCTACCTCTACGCCGACGGCCAGGCCAACGGCGCGCAGCCGCCCTCCGGCGGTGGCTACGGCTACCCCAACTCGGTCAGCAGAGTGCGCGCGGTCGGCGAGCGCCGGTACGGACAGCAGCCGCAGCAGCAGACCGCGCAGTACGGGCAGCCGCCGACGGTTCCTCAGCAGCAGGGCGCGTACGGCCAGCCGAACGCGAACTACGCGGCGCCCGAGAACTTCGGCGCCGGTGGCGGGCCCTCCACCGGTCGGCAGCCCGTGCAGGGCGGCGGCCCGCGTGGCCGTGGCCCCAACACCAAGGGCCTGCTGATCGGCGCGGTCGCGGTGGTCGCAGCGGTCGTGATCGGCATCGCGGTCGCCATGGCGAACGGCGACGACGGCTCCGACGACAACAAGGCGAGCGACCAGCCCTCCACCTCGGCCTCCGCCTCCGCGAGCGCCTCGCCCAGCGAGTCGGCCGCCGACGACACGAACAAGGCCGAGATCCCGCCGGTGGACGCGAAGGCGCTGAACCTCGGCGGCAGCGCCGCGCTGGCCTCGGACGTCGAGGGCGCGCAGGCGGCCGGCGGGGTCTACGTCGGCAACCTCAACCAGGTCGGCAACTCCGTCACCTGGACGGTCAACGGCGTCCCGTCGGACGGCGCCTACACCCTCTTCGCGCACTACAGCGTGCCTGGTGAAGACCAGGCAATGACGCTCACGGTCAACGGCAAGACCTTCGGCAGCAAGTTCCCCCTGAAGAACTACGCGGAGGCGGCCGCCGGCGACTTCGTCAAGGGCTGGACGACGAGCTTCACGTACCCCACGCTCACCAAGGGCACCAACACGCTCACCCTCTCCTGCCAGGACGGCGACAAGTGCAACGTCCTGCTGGACCAGTTGTGGGTGAAGGCGGGCCAAGTCAAGAGGTGA
- a CDS encoding ROK family protein codes for MRHVIALDVGGTGMKAALVGADGALLHRARRPTGRERGPDAVVAGILDFAAELREHGARQFGEPAAAAGVAVPGIVDEANGVAAYAANLGWRDVPLRALLADRLGAPVALGHDVRTGGLAEGRIGAGRGADRFLFVALGTGIAGAIGVDGRVEAGAHGFAGEIGHIVVRPGGIPCPCGQHGCLERFASAAAVSEAWAAACGDPEADAADCAKAVTSGDPNAVRIWQTAVDALADGLVTALTLLDPRTLVIGGGLAEAGETLFTPLRDAVRRRVTFQKLPEIVPAALGDTAGCLGAGLLAWDLLNTTDGMEVTP; via the coding sequence GTGAGACATGTCATCGCCCTGGACGTGGGCGGCACCGGGATGAAGGCCGCGCTGGTCGGCGCGGACGGCGCACTGCTGCACCGGGCCCGCCGGCCCACCGGCCGTGAGCGCGGACCCGACGCGGTCGTCGCCGGCATCCTCGACTTCGCCGCCGAGCTGCGCGAACACGGCGCCCGGCAGTTCGGCGAACCGGCGGCCGCGGCGGGCGTCGCCGTGCCCGGCATCGTCGACGAGGCGAACGGCGTCGCCGCCTACGCGGCCAACCTGGGCTGGCGGGACGTGCCCCTGCGCGCACTGCTCGCCGACCGACTCGGCGCCCCCGTCGCCCTCGGGCACGACGTGCGCACCGGCGGCCTCGCCGAGGGCCGGATCGGTGCGGGCCGGGGCGCGGACCGGTTCCTGTTCGTGGCGCTCGGCACCGGCATCGCGGGCGCGATCGGCGTCGACGGCCGGGTGGAGGCGGGTGCCCACGGCTTCGCGGGCGAGATCGGCCACATCGTCGTACGACCCGGTGGAATCCCGTGCCCGTGCGGACAGCACGGCTGTCTGGAGCGCTTCGCGTCGGCGGCCGCGGTCAGCGAGGCATGGGCGGCGGCCTGCGGGGACCCGGAGGCGGACGCCGCGGACTGCGCGAAGGCCGTCACGTCCGGCGACCCGAACGCCGTCCGGATCTGGCAGACGGCCGTGGACGCGCTCGCCGACGGCCTGGTCACCGCGCTCACCCTGCTGGACCCCCGCACGCTCGTCATCGGTGGCGGCCTCGCGGAGGCGGGGGAAACCTTGTTCACACCACTACGGGACGCGGTCCGCCGACGGGTGACCTTCCAGAAACTGCCGGAGATCGTCCCGGCGGCCCTGGGCGACACCGCCGGCTGCCTGGGCGCGGGCCTACTGGCCTGGGATCTCCTCAACACAACCGACGGTATGGAGGTAACACCCTGA